Part of the Falco cherrug isolate bFalChe1 chromosome 1, bFalChe1.pri, whole genome shotgun sequence genome, atcacataGGAAACCTGCTTTTACTGGAGAAACGCTCTGAGATACTATACTTCTGTCTTTGGATTTCTAATACTCCAAAGGAATACTGGCTTACTGCCTAAATGCATGAGTTTCtgagtgtgtatatatatatatataaaatttcttATCCATGGAATCTATCCCTAAAGATTTCAATGTCACATAAGAAATATCTTGCAAATACCTTGATTTCCAGTGCTTCTGACATGCAAGAGTGACAAATTAATCAACAGCTTTATTGATAACCATATTTTTCTAATggcaactaaaaaaaaatcacagtactAAATTATATATTTGAACAAATGGCTGGAATATAGAACTATATACTACTACTTTTTATTACCTTACAAGCATCCCTTCCACCTTCGTCATAGCCAGCACAGATCACTTTGTCACCTATTCTGTGCTTCCGGTACCTTGCCTGGCACTCCTCCCTGGACATGAGGGGAACGGTAGCCTTCTGAAGGATATCTTCCACACGACCTACGTGATGGGTGGTATGAACAGAGACACGTTTGCTTCTAGCAAAACAGAAGTTCAAATTAAACCCCAGAAATCCCCTTACAGTGGTATTACACAGTTGGAGGCCAGTGCTTTTAGAGCAATGTTAGATGTTCATGacactgattttcctttttttttggttagcAAACCATGTGAATTATCTGTAATTTGAATGCTCTTACAATATCGTTTTACGTCTCATGACTGGGCAAGCTTCAAAACTCCCTTGTGATTTGCAATGAATCCTCATATGAGTACAGCTTTCAGGACATTGGACCTTGTAACTTGCCCTCCCATTAAGAACATTGCTTTGTGTTATTaagaattatttcttaataATGTTTTACAATAGGTTTGGAGTCTCCCAGTTGCCCAATCTGTGCTGCTCCATGCCCTCGTAGTTTATAGGATGGAGAAATCGGCATGTAGAGTAAATAAGAGTATTTTAGAGCAGCCTTTTCTTAGAAATTAACAGAGGAAATTAGCCTATACAGCATCCGCCTAAATTTGTTAGATTTCACATTGAACTCTAACCTTCAAATAGGAAAGTGTACAAAGGAAAGGACATTGTTTAaataggggtgtgtgtgtacatatagATATACACATGTAAAACCAGACTTTTATAATTAACAGCTATTTGGCCTAACTCCATATAATATCAGAGGAGTTCAAATCCCATCAACtgtcaaaacatgaaaattattagCACTGTTTATAATCAGCCTTCAGAATCATAAAAGCAACATCTTCCATCTTAATTTCTAAAGTCATAGGAATACAATGacgccaaaaaaaaaaaccaacccaaaaaaacccccatgagTTATGGGCAGACTGTAATTCTAAACCTCACAGTTCAGTGATAAGTCTGTCAGCTTTTTCCAGCCAGGAGCACGAAAAGGAGTGTGCAGCCCAGATATATACTGGGTTTTGCCAGTAGATTAAGCTAGAATctaaggaaaattatttgaggTTTGTACAGGATATATTTAAGGTTGCCTACTTACATTTATCATACTACTGAGTCAAATGATTtataaaatctaatttttttgtCAGAGCACTAAGGCATTTAATGATAATTTCATACATCTCATTTGATGCCTTAATAGAAGTAGATTCTAATTAAGAATTATATTACAATGCTGGCCAGATAGTAATAATGGTACTCAAGAACATagcagaattttctttaaaaaagaagggggagtttctttaataaaaaaaaaaaggggagggagggtgtATGGTTTCTTCACCCACATGACTTTTGCAAATACCAGAACTCACTGTTCATACATGCATCtgtacctttttcttttctgtaaccCCAGCCAATTACCCAACAGTCAGTATAAAGTATGTTAGCATCTTCTTTTGATGGCAGGCAAATAGGCAGTTGAAGAtctaaaatacaattaaaaaaatattagtttgaCTAGCAGAGATAACGGCAGCATTAAGGTTTTGTGGGCATCTACACGACCCCTGATGACAGCCTCCTTGTTATGCTTTGTCTCTTACAGTACGTATCGTTCCAGGCACATAAATGAAAGCcaccccttttctttttaaagccaaTAGAATGAGATTCTCCTCAACCCCCAGTAACTCCATATTAAAGGAAGCCAGCCCAGGTATCATGCACTGCCATACCAATGCCAGCCTTATGTCATCCTGCACATTTTCAGAATTCCTCTGAAATACACTACATACCAGTAAAATTCATAGGCTTATCAAGTTTCATTAAAGCAATGTCATATCCAGTCTGTGCGTATTTATACTGAGGGTGAACAATAATCTCTTCCACTTTGAAGAAGGGCGTATCctcatttatttctgattgttttaaaataccagcaTAAACACGCCAAATGTTGGGATTCTCAAGACTGAGGGAAAAAGACAAACAGTCAGTCTGCAGCAAAAAATTTGCACTCATTTAGAGTTTGTGTGCAGATGCCAAGATCCTCTGTTACTCCTGAGTGTACACTGAGgccttttttcatattttttttcatacactcaaaattgaaaaaaagtttgttttgtcCATTCCCTCCacttctttctgttcctctccCTATTCCTATTTTCCTCTTCAcatcagttttctctttcattgtCCTGATCCTCCATCCTCTTCTGCCATCTTTTAtggtctctttttctctctctttctattttattttaattgagcCTAATGCAAGCCCTGAAGTAGTAAATGACATTATTTCCATTCATTCCAACACAACAGcttttctaataatgaaaataagctTAGGAATATAAATTCAGATAGAGTCTATTCTGACATTTCCTTGTTAGGAAAATGACACAGCCATGTAAATATAGATTAGCAAGTGTAATGTCATAGACCTACGTGAAAAGTTCCAGTTAATCctgattatttcagttttactttgaGTAAGTTTAAGGGCTATTTCATTGTGATATTCTACCATTAAGGCAACCTAGAAGTTTTGATACATACAATGAAGAAGACACAAAATTTGTCCGAaataaactttcaaaaaaattttaagattttatatataaattcttAAATATCAGTTAGGCTTAATAATTAGCAAAATTTgtctttttgatttttattttgcaagcaAATCTTCTCCCTTGGCCTTTTATTATACTGGTAACTTCTACAGTGGATAACAGGTAAAGAATGGTATCTTTTATATAGGTTTTTTAGAGTTTAAGCACTTCTATAAAGTTTGCCAGTGGAGGCAAAATATTGGCAACACTGTTCCACATGAAATCAATAATGGACATATTCACTACACTGCATGAGTAAAAATGACTGGTTTGGGGCAACGTTGCTGGGTCTTCCCTCTTTGAAGCATTTCATCTGTTACCTGTCCCTTTTCTCCCAGCAGGCTGCATTATAGCCTTACACTTTCCACTCTGTAAATGACAGGATAACCTGCATACAGGTGATGACAAcctaataaattaaattaatcatCTATGTGACCATTAAATTAGCTGTTCACAACACAAGCAATTTCATGACCCAAATCTGATGGTCATTTGATTAACAATACAGACTATATGCATCAGTGCAAAGTAGCCATGTCCTAGGTATTGGCTGCTTTAGATTTTGTTCTTATCTgcattaatataaatataatatttatcttatttaattattatattacatatatttattatattataatataataataaaattgttatatttattttaatgcagatACAATATATATactaatataaataatatatatctatattatatatatgaaatctgcattaaaaataagagCATTAACTGACTGACTAATAGaatttttttgggaaaaaaaatctgctaaagTAAAACCAGGGCAACTGGGATCTGGATGTTTCATGTAATGCAGAAACAGGTAGATCAGGTGCCAGAAGCAGCCTAACTGGACCCCCACAGAGATTTACTCTGTGTCCTGGTCTTGCTGAGAACCCTGCTGCTGAAGCTCTCGGATTAATACCACTACTTAAGTGCCACAGAGATATCTCCAAGATAAGTCATTTGAAGGTTATGAAATGGTATAACCTACCAACAGATTTTCCTTGATGGATGACATGGTGTTACAGTCAGAAAAAGCTTATATCGCGTGAGAATGTCTAAGTTTCTGTAGGTATCTGGTGCCTACTTTAGAATTACATCTTCTAGACACAATAAAATAGTTCAGCATCGGTAGTACAATACTATGTTACAAAGGGACAAAGTATAGAGTTCCAGTTATGTTAAGGATATGAATAGTCTACCTTAAAAGTTCATCTTTTGGTTACATTAAAAGAGTTTATTCTAGtcctcacttttatttttttaaaaggtagatCTCAATTTATCTCACCCGCGggatgacattttttttaaattatttatatatttacactTAGGCCTCACCTCATGACGCAGTGAGCAGCTGTGAGAACCCACTGGTTGCTGATGATAGAGCCCCCACAGAGGTGTCTCTGACGAGGTAATTTCACATGCAAACTGACTTGCCACGGCCATTCACCCGGGGAAGAGTCTGTCCCTCCAACGATCCTAATAGTTCTTGCAGAATGCTGCATACACACTAtaggaataattaaaaactgtGCTTAGAGATAATTTGCACCCAACACTGAAAAGTGAGATGAGACTACTGCTGATCCCTGATTGCAGGGACCAATCCACTGCAAAGGTGGATCCATGATACATGCTAACCCCTTTATCATTTATGGTCATAAAATCTATTAAAACCAAGTTCACAGTGCTACTGTTGGTGTTTACAATGTGCAGAACTGGCAGACTTCACTTTTTTGGAACACTTTAACATCACAAGGCAACAAAGCATCCCATTGGGACAATGCAaccaagtaaaaaaaacaaagaaaaaaaaaaaaaaaagggggggttgGCCTCCTGTACTGAAATCAGTTAAGCACTGTTGTTGCTTTTACATGGAAGAAGTTTTACTTACCAgtactggctttttttttacataatctTAGTGAGTATCCAGAGATCCTTCCTGGCCCGTGTACTATTTCCACTGGAGATCCATTTGAAGACATTCTTAGGTGACACTCACACTTTCTGCCAATGAATTAATGCAAAGattcagtttttactttttttatgttGAACACATACATTACCCCCTCAACCAAGTCTGTGCAACTATTATTTCGGCAATCTttgaacatttttcaaaaatatttctcaccTCTCCTCATTGCATGAATCTTGGAGAGGAAAGTAGGTAAAAAATTGGCAGCGGACCATGTCTGTGCAAACCTGCTGACAGGCTCTGTGTCCTTTAGTATAAGTGACATTGAGTTCATCTCCCAAAAAATCCATATGCATGTAAGTGCGAGAAGTGCAGGCTGTAGAAGTGAGGGCATTCCAAGCATCAGAAAGTCTATGAAATCGATTaattcaaattattatttttattgtaatttacTGTTTACCAGGAAAGGATCTTCTGCAGTTTAGGAGACCAAAGCCTGATAAAGCATTTTCTCGCGATGTAAGTGCCTCTGGTATCCCATTTGTTGACGTCTTCAGAAGGCaaagatttctgaaaagaaaaatgttttacagtaaCTAAATCTGTTCTCACACCCTAAATTTGATTGTTTAGGTACTGGTAAGGGAAGGTTctttcttaaatgtgtttttttcttccaagtctTCTATCTGTAAAAGTATTTCATAAGAAAATGCATTCACTGAGTTCACTAGTTCACAGTAAATTGATGGGGCGTTTGTAGTTTTGTGAAATGGCATATGACTGTACTAGTAAAGGTCGTACagtatttatacatacatagaAGATGTGACTTCAGAAGCTTTGCTTCTCCCTGAAATTCCTTTGAAACTATATTCTTATGTTTTATGTGGAATGTAGATTTTTAACTATTCTCTCCACTACATATGAAAGAAGCAAGCTCATTAggcacatttttaaatgtgttaacTTTACCGAAAGTCTTTTCAAGTAAATAATATTGCTAGGAAACCAGATGACACTTATCTTAAAACTCAGCTTTAAGTCATTAAAGCAATCTGGAGGCTCACTGTCTCTTTGCTGCATATAACTCTTTTCAGATTAACACCAGATATGCAGCTGCAATACAAAAGCCCTGATCATACTGGAGAACAGATGAAATGCCCACAGGGGATTATAAATTCATGAATACAAAACataaaaggttatttttcagtgaatgacatcatttttaacaaaaaaaatccctaagtATAAGAAAATCGTGATTAAAAAAAGACtctgtgcttctgaaaaataaaataaaatctacttcGAGAATTAACCTTAGTTGCCATATTCACCTTTGGGATTTGATTTGCCATTCTCTGGTAAAGAATGTAAAGAACAAGCACTTTGGGAAATATGTACAGATAGTTTGGCAGACAGAGATGTCAGGAGTGAAAAAACTGGTAATATTCATTCCTGAAAATTCTTGATCTTCAAAAATGTCCATTTGACAATCTGtataaaacaagaacaaaatatCAAAATTCCAAAGATTATATTACGTCATCAGAATGTTGAAGTTTACAGATTACTCTTTTCTATTCTTATTCACGGTTTCCTTCCTTTGTGACTGATAAGACGGAAAGGTAACATTACATTTTAACCAAAACCTGTTTCTCAGAACATTTCTGAGTGTGTTAACTCACAGAGAGGATTACTGAGCAGGGATAGGGTTCATatagagaaggggaaaaattatATATTAGAATACAGATTTGCTAATCTAATAGAGAAGACTTTAAATTAGGAACAGTGGAGACAAGTGTACAAATCCACAGTTAGGAATAAATCATGGTAATCTAGGCAAAGCCtataaaaattaagataatgGGTATATCTAAAAGGACCATGAGATgactagaagaaaaataatggaatgaCCTTCTTAAGACTTTATTAGATGCTATTTGAAAAGTAGGTGGAATAAGCAGGAGTAATGTACAGCCTGTCCTCTGACAAGACTAAAATAACCTAACAGAGGCTTGGCAGGCTAATTCACACAACCAAACTACAGGTACAGAAGTTAGAGGAAGTACTGCCATGTTTAGAAAGAGAATGAATTGCCTCTCTAAAGATACGCCTGAAGTCGTAGTTAacaagaaaatgaggaaaaaacaaagcaccagCAAGGAGGATGTTTCTTGAAACCATCAAGCTGTAAAGACAgtaaaaacagtgaaatgatCCAAAACGCAGGACTTGATGGCAGCAGGGAACTTCAGCTGTTGAGAAAGTACAGCAGTGGAGTCGACACTACACAATGAGTTACTGAAACATACTGGGAACATCTTAGTACAGAAAGGgttaaaaacagtaaaagggAGAAGTAGAACTTAATGTGATTCCTGTTAATTTGATGAGGTTTTCAAAAAACGTAAACATGAAAGGACAACAATACTGGATAGTAATCACACAATtagaacagggagaaaaaaatcaggagacTAGAAAGTAAGGGTTAATTAGTAGGTAAGATCCCATGTTAAGGGGAAACAGAGTTCAGGAGAATGGGCATCTTCTAAAGGAAATTCTATCTGAAGCACAAATGTGGATCTGGAAGTTTAGGGAAGCTAACCCATGATGTCAACAATCATGTTCAGTGATTGTTCAATATTCAATGACCTCAAGGAAGGTACTTTGCAAAGGGCAGAAATACACACAAATTGCTATGGAGGCGTAATAGCATGTGTGCGTAAGgacaaaatcagaaaagcaaaggcacaAAACAAAAGGCTGAATAGCAAGAAACTTATAAGAAAAATAGGCAGTACCATTCAATTAGCATTAAGAAAGAAGCTCAGGTTCTGCTCAGGGGAGAAGGAAAGCTAATGGCAAAGGACACAAGAAAGGCTACAGAAGGACCTTTTATGTCCTCTCTCTTCatgaaaacaaactgcagtCAGATGGTCAACAACATTAGCATTACTATGCAGAGGAAGGGGGCACAGTAGAGCAGGAAACATAGAAATCCTATATTGATTTCAGTCATCTTAGAATTGAACTGACTAGAATCTCAGAGCTTCTTGGTACAATTTAGCTTTTGGCATTCACAGAGCGTTGCTGTGATTCCAAAAGCTTTGAAAGGGGAAGCATCGAGTTTTAAAATCAGGGCACTGAGAACATATACAATGTAGCATTAGTCAGCCTAAacacagtcagaaaaaaaactagAACGAATATTCAAATAAACCCATTTCAGGTATTTACAACACAACAAGGCAGAAGGTGGTACTGAGACTTTAAAACTACATTTCACAAATCTCTGTCTGGACAGGTATAGCTGATGTATCTTGGATTAGGACAGATGACATCCTTAGATGACCCCTTGATCCAATAGTACTGTCCAGGCCTCTGTGATCCCACAATTTattccttctctcctcctgcctttctcaCAAGACACAGAAAGCAAGGGAGAACAGGTAGGAACAAGACTGACCTTCACATGCTTTCAGAAATTGTGATTCAATTTGTGATGGATCATTACTGCCATGTCATCACTGTCATAAACGTCTTTGATGAAGTGTCAAatagcttttggtttttttaaaatttgaagtcATAATGTTTGTGCATATGCTACAGTCCCCCAATTCTTCTTAAAATCTGTGAGCAGGACCCTCTTGAgtactgtgatttttcttctagtGATGAATGCATGCCTTTCTAGTATATCTTAATGCAAGAGTtttggggggaaagaaaaatcttccctcCGTTCTCTCTCATACACATAGTAAGGAAATAGctaaattcttttcttctctttgctaaactttattttcctttttttattcttcacacttcattttcctttaagtgTCTTCACTGTTAAGATCtgaacaaaattactttttctgtagTTTCCAAAAATTATTCCCACAGTAGGACTAGCAGAGTCTGAAGAAAACACTGATGTAGACGCAGAGTGTCTACAAAATGTGATTTATGTGGGAAAACTAGATTATCTGTGAGCTAAAATCAGGCTATATGGAAGAAGAACAATATCGTCACCATTAAGCAGGGAAAATACCACACACTAAGACAAAGTAGAGGtaaatatgtaaaaagaaagaaagaaaaagaaaaaaaattaaaaagtgaaagatgTTTCAATTGGGAATAAGAAGGTATAATACACACTGTTTGATCTTGCATTCTTGAGAGTTTTGCCTGAGTAATGATTGTAGGAACAAGCACAGACACTGCTTTCATCACAAGTCacccagaaaacacagaatactTCCCTATATTAGCCGGTTGTATTAGAAAGCTGCAGGTCTTCATTAAAAATTTCTAAGTGCATACATGGTATACAAACAATTCAGAAAGCTTTATATTCCTCCTGATCTTTGACTCTGATGGGATTTTAGCTTTCCTTTTTGAATCCATGGTACAAAGGTAATACGCAATTTCATCAAGCTAACCTTATGAAAAATTCTTTACATCTTCAAAGCAGGCAACTGGTTTTGTAAGACAAAcgctaaaatgaaaaaattaaaaagatctGAACTTCCTTTTTGCCTGAGAATACTAACTATATTTGCAAGAGTAAGTTTATAGTAGAATTATCGTATATAATGAAACATTTATGCATGTCAGAGATAGACTGCACCTCATCATCCATAACCCTTAAAACTAAACTGAATCAGAGATTTTAAATAGTTACCTATTTCAGAAAGCTGGCATGGCTTTAAAGAGAATCCAGACACAACCTCATCAAGCACCTTTATGCTGGTTGGAGTTCCTACACTGGTATGTttcaagaagcattttttaCTGAGTGACAAAGAATAAAGAGAGTGGTAAGACAACAGGCTATCTCCTTGCTCTACACCATCCTCCTGGCCCCATAATTCCTACCATGCTGCATGTTCTGGCCATGGGCCAGAGGAATCTTCAATCtccagaataattttcaaattaggAACAGAGCTAGCTGAACAATGTTTAACTTGTAAATTGAGCAGATTAACAGCTCAAAAATTTGGCCTGATAGAAATGTAAGAATTTCTCTGACTTCTCTGACGATGCTATTTTCACAGCAACAAGCAGAACAAGATTTAACAGAGTAATAATGCTGCACGCCTACCAAtataatttgcatttcagtatCTCCAGAGGATTTTAACTTTCTTCTGTGCTACGATAATCAAGTTTTCATTTGTCTATCGGTGAGAAGGGCAAGCTAATTGACTGTAGACATTTTCCTATTTCTAAGTTTGAATAAACATTCCAAGGATAACGagtcaaggaaaaaatacttccttgAATAAATTCTCACATCTTAGACTGCTCTGAAATTTACTCTACTAAAGCACAGTGCTGCTCAAAGAAAGTGATCAAACCTGTATTTACCGTAAGTTTGCATTGTGAAATGTTTCTGAGGCATATGTAAAAAAATGACAATGTTTGTCATTGGTACATCTTTTTTGACACTGTTGATAGCTGTCAACCATAGCAACATCATGAATATTCCCTTCCATATCCAGTCCTGCGTGGACATCTGGGCTgcaagctgtggaaaaaaaaaagagagaccgAGTTCTGAAAGCACACTTCTGTTCTTTTCCCCACCCTGCACTGCAAACTGCCCAACAGAGAGCAGCTGGTACAACACAGCTCTCACATTCCAGATTCCACATCCCATGCTCACTTCAGTTACTAGATGTGAAGTATGATGGAACCAAATCAGAAGTGCAGGTACAGTACAGTACTGCACggcaaaggaaaaaactggCAGACTTTGACACTGCCTCTGCCCACCGGAGCAAGGAGCTCTAACCACTGTGCCTGAGACCATCATGCCGTTAATCACAGCAAGAACTCAAGGTTAATACTAAAACATACTTCCCCATTTCCAAATTCACAGAGCAGTTTAAGAGGCAGGTCCTGTCCCCATAAACAACATACATCTCCCATCTGAGtcagaaaattcagtttacACTCCACGGAGGGAGCGCTGGGACGGTGGGGTTTGAAATAGCACGTTTTGCCTCCGTCTCTTCGCCAAACACGAATCAGCCAGCCATTGGAGGCAGTTTGAAACATCTACGGGTAGATTTTCAATTTAGTGATGTTAGCCTGATTCCAGAGTAACTCCAGCGATACTGAATAGTCTACATAGCGTAAAGTAAAACATCCCACTGAAATCTATTTTGTTCAGCCAAAGCTGCTCAGAAATAGAAACGTGACAGGATGTTGGAAGGAAAGGGCTTTT contains:
- the LOC102054661 gene encoding coagulation factor XI isoform X4; the encoded protein is MWNLECESCVVPAALCWAVCSAGWGKEQKCAFRTRSLFFFSTACSPDVHAGLDMEGNIHDVAMVDSYQQCQKRCTNDKHCHFFTYASETFHNANLRKKCFLKHTSVGTPTSIKVLDEVVSGFSLKPCQLSEIDCQMDIFEDQEFSGMNITSFFTPDISVCQTICTYFPKCLFFTFFTREWQIKSQRNLCLLKTSTNGIPEALTSRENALSGFGLLNCRRSFPACTSRTYMHMDFLGDELNVTYTKGHRACQQVCTDMVRCQFFTYFPLQDSCNEERKCECHLRMSSNGSPVEIVHGPGRISGYSLRLCKKKASTVCMQHSARTIRIVGGTDSSPGEWPWQVSLHVKLPRQRHLCGGSIISNQWVLTAAHCVMSLENPNIWRVYAGILKQSEINEDTPFFKVEEIIVHPQYKYAQTGYDIALMKLDKPMNFTDLQLPICLPSKEDANILYTDCWVIGWGYRKEKGRVEDILQKATVPLMSREECQARYRKHRIGDKVICAGYDEGGRDACKGDSGGPLSCRHEEVWYLVGITSWGEGCARPRQPGVYTKVAEYSDWILEKTT
- the LOC102054661 gene encoding coagulation factor XI isoform X1, which translates into the protein MSSRGRCSAGVKPGHQLHSGLDDVCSQNVAQVEHKPYPFIQTDCMFRMIWIYQTFYFLFLLASVYSECVTQIYENTYFQGGDLATFFTPSANYCQVVCTYHPTCLLFTYLPAAWMKDPAKRFSCYLKDSDTEMLPKVDMEGAISGHSLKQCNIQISACSPDVHAGLDMEGNIHDVAMVDSYQQCQKRCTNDKHCHFFTYASETFHNANLRKKCFLKHTSVGTPTSIKVLDEVVSGFSLKPCQLSEIDCQMDIFEDQEFSGMNITSFFTPDISVCQTICTYFPKCLFFTFFTREWQIKSQRLSDAWNALTSTACTSRTYMHMDFLGDELNVTYTKGHRACQQVCTDMVRCQFFTYFPLQDSCNEERKCECHLRMSSNGSPVEIVHGPGRISGYSLRLCKKKASTVCMQHSARTIRIVGGTDSSPGEWPWQVSLHVKLPRQRHLCGGSIISNQWVLTAAHCVMSLENPNIWRVYAGILKQSEINEDTPFFKVEEIIVHPQYKYAQTGYDIALMKLDKPMNFTDLQLPICLPSKEDANILYTDCWVIGWGYRKEKGRVEDILQKATVPLMSREECQARYRKHRIGDKVICAGYDEGGRDACKGDSGGPLSCRHEEVWYLVGITSWGEGCARPRQPGVYTKVAEYSDWILEKTT
- the LOC102054661 gene encoding coagulation factor XI isoform X2, whose product is MFRMIWIYQTFYFLFLLASVYSECVTQIYENTYFQGGDLATFFTPSANYCQVVCTYHPTCLLFTYLPAAWMKDPAKRFSCYLKDSDTEMLPKVDMEGAISGHSLKQCNIQISACSPDVHAGLDMEGNIHDVAMVDSYQQCQKRCTNDKHCHFFTYASETFHNANLRKKCFLKHTSVGTPTSIKVLDEVVSGFSLKPCQLSEIDCQMDIFEDQEFSGMNITSFFTPDISVCQTICTYFPKCLFFTFFTREWQIKSQRNLCLLKTSTNGIPEALTSRENALSGFGLLNCRRSFPACTSRTYMHMDFLGDELNVTYTKGHRACQQVCTDMVRCQFFTYFPLQDSCNEERKCECHLRMSSNGSPVEIVHGPGRISGYSLRLCKKKASTVCMQHSARTIRIVGGTDSSPGEWPWQVSLHVKLPRQRHLCGGSIISNQWVLTAAHCVMSLENPNIWRVYAGILKQSEINEDTPFFKVEEIIVHPQYKYAQTGYDIALMKLDKPMNFTDLQLPICLPSKEDANILYTDCWVIGWGYRKEKGRVEDILQKATVPLMSREECQARYRKHRIGDKVICAGYDEGGRDACKGDSGGPLSCRHEEVWYLVGITSWGEGCARPRQPGVYTKVAEYSDWILEKTT
- the LOC102054661 gene encoding coagulation factor XI isoform X3, with protein sequence MMVSGTVVRAPCSGGQRQCQSLPVFSFAVQYCTVPALLIWFHHTSHLVTEVSMGCGIWNVRAVLYQLLSVGQFAVQGGEKNRSVLSELGLSFFFPQLAAQMSTQDWIWKGIFMMLLWLTAINSVKKDVPMTNIVIFLHMPQKHFTMQTYDCQMDIFEDQEFSGMNITSFFTPDISVCQTICTYFPKCLFFTFFTREWQIKSQRNLCLLKTSTNGIPEALTSRENALSGFGLLNCRRSFPACTSRTYMHMDFLGDELNVTYTKGHRACQQVCTDMVRCQFFTYFPLQDSCNEERKCECHLRMSSNGSPVEIVHGPGRISGYSLRLCKKKASTVCMQHSARTIRIVGGTDSSPGEWPWQVSLHVKLPRQRHLCGGSIISNQWVLTAAHCVMSLENPNIWRVYAGILKQSEINEDTPFFKVEEIIVHPQYKYAQTGYDIALMKLDKPMNFTDLQLPICLPSKEDANILYTDCWVIGWGYRKEKGRVEDILQKATVPLMSREECQARYRKHRIGDKVICAGYDEGGRDACKGDSGGPLSCRHEEVWYLVGITSWGEGCARPRQPGVYTKVAEYSDWILEKTT